tccaagcaatgccaccaaacgattGGGAGAAattttgtgatctgtttgaagattctGCTTATCAAGTAATTTCGCTGctgtctttttttaatatgatagatgtattaaatataaaattataatacttttttttagcaacggagtgcggtgaacaaagcaaatagatcaaatttaacgatacgcCATCATGCGGGTTCTCGATTTTTTCATCGCTTGTCAAAAAaatggttggttattttattttccattaaatattaatacatatacttttctggtttaaattctgatattaatttccattttgcagcaagaagaaaatcttgttgattatgatctgacccaattgtatgctaaagtatataaaaatcatgatggtgtttggagcaatcctgaaacataggcaaattatgtaagtttaaatttatttaatttcattgtctagatatatttttgttacctatactaattttaatgtttttctttttgtaggacaagatgaaatctcttaaagacactgttgtggatccatctgatgaatcatctgtcaacgatgctcaaatcttttctcaagttcttggatcacgttctggatatttgagaggcttaggacgttgcgtgaacCATCCTCAACATCGTCATCCTTTTTTAAAGCCAGATCAAATGACGACCAGATTAAGAGGTTAGAGGAAGctacacttgagatagaacgattgaggtcgaaggaaaaagagttgctgacccgattagatcaaacagcagatttagaggcaagattagaagaaatgctacaattaaataatcaaaaaatgtttgaacaatttcagtCAATGATGTCTCAAAATCCTATGCCACCagtaccaccacaatcatagttcatttaatttttttaattacctttatttatgatgtttgtaaatatttgaacaattgatgtatatagattacaatttgtattactattatcattttaattaaattttattctgtTTGATCAATACCGTTCGAACCTTAAATAATgtgttcgaatggtaaattaccatttatgcatacattcgaataaaaacatatccattcgaacgtATCGGAAAATACAATCAGTGCCTTTGttcaaacaattaaatattcattCGAATAACGATGTTTTCAAAACTTCGTTCGAACAAAATATTTCCGTAAATATATTATCTGTTTGAacagttaaaatttttttcgAACAAAATTCACTTCAAATGTGTTGTTCGAACGGATTTGATCAAAgatggttattggttcgaattatcATTTCCTATTGTTCAAACAgtaattttttcattcgaacttcattctgagatgaaatttttttgtctcaaaaaaaatttctcgttcgaacggtttcgactgGTTCTGTCCAATTTCGtctctaaaagtactttttggagaCAAAATTCGATTTTTGTCTCCGAAAACCTTCTGAGACAGtctttctgagacaaaatagagacaaaaaattttcatctccaaaaacttctagggacgaaattcttattttttgagacaaatttttttatctctaaaAACCAATTCTCTTGTAATGTGGGAGTCTCAGGACGTTGGAATGAGACTattcaaaaccaaaatatattttccttctttgttaattaatttgtttctttgtcattttattttctattattttaacttGTCACATTCTGCAGTTGGTCAATTATCAATATAAAACGTTGGCTCCGTAGCATTtacccatttatatatatatatatatagtttgtaaTAAAGCTGGGTATATGTATTTGCATGTGAAGGTTAGTTTAGTTatacaataaaatgaaatgagattttaaataataataaataaaatattattataatattaattttatattaagatttgaaaatttttatttatttattatatttttttataaaaattttaaaaaaatataataataaaatgagataaattttttagattttgactaACCAATCGAGCCTTACAGAAAACTCACTTTTCATTCACTGGATATTTTCTTTCGTACACCACGGTATATACGACGTCAGTATATATAGACCTTTACATAACAGATTTTGCAGTCTATTGCCACACATCATTTGACACCTGTTTAGCCTTGTTTCTTACCACAAGATTTTGTAGACCTATTCTCCACTATTCTAGAAGAGTCTGGAGGCACACAACTCTGCTGCCTTAATAGTTTGCCATTAGCAagcctaaatatatatatatatatatatatcttttaagaATTGTGAagtgtttgattttattttttaacggAGACTTGAGCAAATTctaattaattagatgaaaagttTTTTTGAGCCGTAAAGCTGACTTTAAAATAGCTTTTCAGATATTTAATTCCGGATCCGGATCTTTGAATTGCAGtttgaattttctatttttttcttcaaaatatgaatatatatatatatatataatactacttTAACATCTTTTAGGTACAAACCTTGCAAAATGGGTACGTACGTAGTACTCTTATCATACGATCACCCGTCCTAATTATTAAGTACCTCTtttgttaattaaattaatcatgTGTTTGATCTCCTGTAGTAATctaattctacttttttttgcaCTTTGCTTAGTGCATACATGTAGAAACACCCATTGTTTCCCTTAAAAGGCCTAATAAGAGGAGTATGATAACTCCTTATAAAATTTAGAATGAGTTTGTTCTTAAGTCATGTGGGACTACTCAATACGTCCCCTCACGTGTGGGTCGGTATTTTCGGTACCATCATCGTGGGTAGGTAGCAGGAGCCCATCATTGATCATAGGTTAACCTGCTCTGATATCACGTAGAAACACACATTGCTCCCCTAAAAGGCCTAATAAGATGAGTATGATAACTCCTTATAAAGTTCAGGATGAGTTTGTTCCTAAGCTATGTGGGACTATTCAATAATGCAGCTGCCAGCCTGTCTGCCCCAAGGGCCGGGAGAAAGAGGatggataaaaaagaaaaagaaaaagaaatgttgGTCTGCCCAGAAAAGagaacttaaaaaagaaaagacgtATGAAATGAAAGTAGGCTTATTTTGGAGCTCGTTGACATATATGAACATGTTCTGATCTTTGTTTTCTTGCATTAAGGGATATTTATTCTGATGTTCATTGATTTCAGAACATCCAACAACTAACGTACGACtgcaataatattaatattattataggtGCAGATCATAGAAACAACGCTCATTCGCAAGAAACATGAACTCGCTTGCTTGGTCATTGGATATGggattaaatattaattataatctcCATTCACCAATTGCGCGCAAATACGATATTATTAGCTtcgtagaagaagaagaaaaaaaaaaaaggaattccaCCAAGCTTCTTCATGGGAAAATGTTGCATTTCTCGCCAATCTTTCTATTTTGTTGCTCATTTCTCACGAAATTTATGATCTGTCTCCACAGGTGATATGGTGGGAAAAGTGGATAATTTCCACGAGTTGGTGCTTTAATGGAAAAAAAGTGTAAAGTTAATTTTAGGTCAGAGTCTCCCACGAAACAATTTGGTGAGAAAAAATAACCCTTTTTTACTAATCATATACATTTGTCAACTTCCTGCACTCCCGAAATAAAGTAGTATTTGTTGCAGTGATAATCATTTTTGTTTCCTGAAACCAGCtggatttatataattatgaacCCTTTGTAGACTTCAAGgtgcaaattaattaaaaacctGGGACTCATGATGAGAGAGCTGCTAGCTGAGATATTTCAAAGCATTCTGGTGTGAATTACATGAAGCAAATTAAGGGcaccaagctagctagctaaacGACAAAGCCAATTATAAGGACGGTAGCCCAAGACCTCGAAAACTGATCGATCTGCAAGGGATGCATGCCACCTATACATTATGATGATATGGACATCTTCCTTTGTTTTTATCAGTAATATGTACATCACCTATGCCCACCACATTTATACTTGAGAACCCACAACATTTATAATCAATCTGCTATAACTTCTACTTGCTTTGACTTCAGAACTCTCAAAAGTTAAAAATGCTAAAAggatggtttcttttttttattattattatcattattgttctagcttttttttttaatcatttattaGTTTTTGTTGGGGGTACTCGCGAGCCTTCATTTCTGCATTGGAAATAATTGCAGAAACATCAGACTGTCAAGTCGATATCCCCTAAAGGTATAGCAGATCGCGGTACAGTGcaggtttattatattttctaggGTGTTCCAGCCAGCACGTCACTGATAGGGGTATGAAAAGGAGGACTGCAGGCGCAGTTAAATTTTCCCTTCGCTGGCAAGCAAGTGGGCCATCTAAGCATTCGATCGTTATTAAGTGTTGATGTGGTACAATGTCAGTATTGCAAGATTTTCTCCCCTCTTCTATTCTATTCTCTGCTCTTCTCTTTGAGATGTTTTTTTATATGATCATTGTTAACGACTTTGGCAGtttaaattaatcatttcttagtttatatattatCATACTTTCTTCACGCGCATGATCTTTTGAAATTTCTCatctcctttatatatatacacacacacacttcaattaattaatttaattgatcaacGAAATTCAGTTCAAATCTAAGATTCGCCTTTGTGCTAGCTCTCATGATCTTGTCGCATTCACCTTGCTGAATGCGATCTATTTTTCCAGTGAGGGCTTGGATTGCTAGCTGTATCAATCTGAAGATATTGtggatttataatataattataaattataatatatcttaatttgttaattagtttttagtaataatatgttccatgaacataatatataatacgtgATACACCATTATCCATGAGTTACTATGCAAAATTCGTCTTTCATATGTAAGCCATTATCCGTACGTATAGTATTGCATGATTAAACTAAAGATAAAAAGGATACAAGAGAAAGGAGGTACATGAATGTCCTCATCATAACAAAAGTGCATAAgaggaaaatagaaaaaggtCATAGATCGAGTAATATAAATTGGTCCAACCCTATGTTCTTTAGTcaaatccaagaaaaaaaatatatatctaaattGTTAGTTTTGATGTAGTCCATCTGGTAGGTTGAGGAGTTGTGGTTAAAGGATGGAATTTGAAAATCAGCATTATAGTTTCAACTCTTTTTACGCATTTGAATGAGACATTCACTCACTTTTCCTCTAGATTCTCCAACAGGAATAGACAAATAAGACaaatatttgttaagatatttGGCCATAAACAAGCTACTTTACTGTGACAATTAGATATGTATAATTACGATGGCACGTAAGTCTCACACACTGATAGCTATCGAAACATacaaataactttataatattgcGGCGCCTCGAAGAAATATGTGCGACTCGATCTTAGGTTGTTAGAAAGCGATAACTTAACGTTTTCAAATCGgaaaacaataacaaaataattaactaaaaaaaagaaaatgattaaaaattcttagacaaagaaaattgagagagagaaatcatatataaaagtaattattacgtacatttaaaataaactcactttgaatttaattaatttccatCAGGATTGGATGCCATAATTAAGAAGCCAACGTGAATGGCAACTTAATTTGTCTAGTTTTATATCTTGATCATCATGTTCACTGGCtaggaaaataatatttttaacacGTGCTTTAATTTATGACaaaattaaatatcatctaaatGTCATCGTACGGATAAGGATTGTCTAGTTTTTTAAAGGCTAGCTGATGTACGCGTCCGTGCTTTTGATCCACTCAATACGTTTTTCTGAAAGCTGGATGGTTCAGTCTCCGCCCAAATAATACGAatctaatatttaatattaattcgtgcctcagaaaaaacaaaaaacatttgtTAGAACTTGAAGCATGGTTTTCCTCTAAGAgtgaaattaattttacatacaaaaagaaaaacaatatgaACAAACAGGATATATCTCCATATAGTCGATCGACGTACGACATCTAcgctcaaaaaaaataaaaataaaaaaataaaaaacaatttttgaCAGTTTATACCTTCAATAAAGATCTGGCCATTTAAATCAATTATGAAATCTTGCCGATTAGATCTTAACCAAAGGCTTATAAACTAccaaaatttagtaatttaaagtGCAAATCGAGAGCTTTAACAATTCAGGGCCGTATAATTTGGGAAAATGGCACTCCAGAAATAcatgaaaaaggaagaagaaagaaagagcatTTTCAGGATAGGAGCCAAGCCACCATAGCATCTTGTTTGTCAGGATCTATACCTGCCAAGTTAGAACTATCTCCTTCCAAGTTATCACTCTCCCACAGCCAGGATAACATACCCGATATCCCATTTCCTTGTACAACACCCTCCCATTCCCAATTATCAACCCCATCATCAAAACCAGAAGCCATTGAAGAGCAGGAATACCATTCCCCACTCTCTCCATTTGAACTGTAATTAACACTCTCAAGATCCTCAATAGCCGCCATCGCCATCTTGTTTGCACACACGAACCCTGTACTATCTTTCTCCTCAACATCATGATGAATAGTACCCATGACATTATGATTATCAAGATTTTCATTCCCCTTATCGTTTAAAGTTAGAATCCCATTTGAATCCATCAAACCATTGCTCATATTGTAATCAAAACCCAACCAAACCCCATCAATATCGTCGACCTCATGATCATATGGTCCCAAAGTTTCAGTCTCTTTCTCATGACCACTTGGGAACAGTACCACTTGGTTCTCATATTTCCTTTCCTGATCATCAGGGCACAAAACCAGGCTGTTGTCTCTCTCCTTGTCTTTAACCTGATCTGGACGATCCAAAACCATGCAATCGTCTATCATGGCAGTGGACAAGGTGGTCTCTTTCACCAACGCTGTTGTTGGGATTGCTCCTGTTGTATTCACAGTGCTATCTTTAGGTATTGTCGTCTGAATCCCAACATGTTTTTGGATGTATTTCTTGTCTTTCTTCATCATGGCCCATCGACTGGTTCTCCCGCCTCTTCGCTTAACAGGTATGTCCACCTTGGCTAAGTCCATGATCGTCGGTAGGGTTTCGGTACGGGAAACCCTCCTGAACGTATGAATCTTTCTGCTCAAGTGAGAGTTccagtaattttttatttcgttGTCTGTTCTTCCAGGCAGTTGACTTGCTATTACAGACCACCTGTAATATTTGTGGGAGAAAGTTGGTAAGAATggtcaaataataataataataataataatgacccTAATAAGTATAGGACCAGTACTGATACTGTAGCGTTACTTactctttccttctttcttaTCACATTAATAatgtttctctttgtttttttaattaattgacgTGATATATTTTAGAccagttatttaaaaaaattatttcaaatatgATACAACCAATAATGTaactgaataaaataaaattaatggtaattaaaaaaaaaaagcaaaaatttaataaaatcagaataatttattaaaaaaccccaatattttcagtttgtatttcttttgggtacgtaaaaggaaaaaaaaaaaaagagtaatatatatatggtaattTGCACTTATATAACTAGTTTTGCGGCCACATTAATTTTCAACTGCTGATGTTGATCACAAGAATGACAAAAAAAGCAAAGGGAAATTAAGGAAAAGGtcgaaaagaaataaaaagatgataaaGACATTAATGAAGTTGCATAATGCAATCCCTGACTGTTTCACACCATTTTGAGGATGGCAGCCATCACAGTTTTGAACCAAAGAGAGTAAGAGACAGAGAGATAGATTTCGGATCTTTTGTAAATCAATTTGGCCGTTGTGGAGACGGAAACGACAGAATATTGCTGCTACGCGCACTAACCTATTTCCCATTGAAGCATGCAGCTTTATGATAATTAGCTCCTCTTCAGCAGAAATGTTTCCCCTCTTCAGGTCGCCTCTCAGGTAGTTAATCCATCTCAGTCTGCAGCTCTTTCCACATCTCAGTAACCcttcaaaataacaaaaaaagacACAGATCGATCAATGAATAAAATACTAAACTCTACGATCAAAACCATGCCCATTTGTTcacaaaagcaaagaataaacacCATGAAATGaacaacctctctctctctctctctagagaggggggggggggggggggggggggggtaaatAAACCTAGCCAAAGAggaagtaaaaagaaaatagatcaAACCAGCTGTCAGGGAAAAAAGAAGATCGATGATGAAAACAGAAAGCATATATGAAGCATTCATTATCATTATACGTACGTACCGGCATTCTTTGGCAATGACCTCCATGACCCTTCCCCGTTGGCCTGAATATAATTGAGCAAGATTTTATCCTCCTCCGAAGTCCATCTTCCCTTCTTCAAGCCGACTTTCTCACAGCAAGGAGCCCTTCCCATTTCGCTacaaaacaaaagagagagagctgaTCGAGCGAGCCCCGTTGACTAGGTAGCTAAGATTAGTACGGGATTGTATCCATGCACAAGTTTGGAAGCAATaaggaaaagttaaaaatttgatatttataaaggaagggagagaaagagggtACGTAGCCACGTAGCTGTGGGGCTATTGATGGAGATGCATCTGTGGTGGGTGACTTAGCCACGAGGGCTCCCTTTTAAGGCCGCAGTCGTGGCTTCTCTACCGTCGAGTGCCTCGTGACGGGGCTTTACCCTCCACGTCGATGCCCCCAACGAATTCAACACCCTCCTCAGTTCTGTGCATGCCCtgaattttgttttgtattttttttttaattaaattcctCGATCGCCTTTATTATGATCTCATCTAACCGGCCCCCCGCCCAGCCATGTActgccttcttttttttttttttttttttccttttttt
This genomic window from Carya illinoinensis cultivar Pawnee chromosome 7, C.illinoinensisPawnee_v1, whole genome shotgun sequence contains:
- the LOC122315004 gene encoding transcription factor MYB1-like; the protein is MGRAPCCEKVGLKKGRWTSEEDKILLNYIQANGEGSWRSLPKNAGLLRCGKSCRLRWINYLRGDLKRGNISAEEELIIIKLHASMGNRWSVIASQLPGRTDNEIKNYWNSHLSRKIHTFRRVSRTETLPTIMDLAKVDIPVKRRGGRTSRWAMMKKDKKYIQKHVGIQTTIPKDSTVNTTGAIPTTALVKETTLSTAMIDDCMVLDRPDQVKDKERDNSLVLCPDDQERKYENQVVLFPSGHEKETETLGPYDHEVDDIDGVWLGFDYNMSNGLMDSNGILTLNDKGNENLDNHNVMGTIHHDVEEKDSTGFVCANKMAMAAIEDLESVNYSSNGESGEWYSCSSMASGFDDGVDNWEWEGVVQGNGISGMLSWLWESDNLEGDSSNLAGIDPDKQDAMVAWLLS